A genomic window from Lutra lutra chromosome 17, mLutLut1.2, whole genome shotgun sequence includes:
- the CHTF8 gene encoding chromosome transmission fidelity protein 8 homolog produces the protein MVQIVISSAGAGGLAEWVLMELQGEIEARYSTGLAGNLLGDLHYTTEGIPVLIVGHHILYGKIIHLEKPFAVLVKHTPGEQDSDELGCKTGTRYLVTALIKNKILFKTRPKPIITNVPKKV, from the exons ATGGTGCAAATTGTTATTTCCAG TGCTGGGGCTGGAGGCCTGGCAGAATGGGTGCTGATGGAGCTACAGGGGGAGATCGAGGCTCGCTACAGCACTGGATTAGCTGGAAACCTCCTGGGAGACCTACATTACACCACTGAG GGAATCCCTGTGCTGATCGTGGGGCATCATATCCTGTATGGAAAAATCATCCATCTGGAGAAACCTTTTGCTGTCCTTGTCAAACACACTCCTGGGGAGCAGGACTCTGATGAGCTTGGCTGCAAGACTGGCACCCGGTACCTGGTGACAGCACTCATCAAAAACAAGATCCTTTTCAAAACTCGCCCCAAACCCATTATCACCAACGTCCCCAAGAAAGTATGA
- the DERPC gene encoding decreased expression in renal and prostate cancer protein encodes MKEPRIFPRERPTPWTRAQLPPRGRLDGSLGPQGGPVLNTGHPLGMNSDPFLMASSSLGGNLAPFPRNPSPFPTSSGSLASNPAPFPAGVRDPSMASFPRGMNPAGAGAVSFPRPGGLLGPGPGPSLNPRAGALPGPGPLSNPRLGGLPGPGPMSNPRSGGLLGTGPDPRSGGPVGPGSGPNLRAGVLLTSGNGPPNPRPVGLGPGPSPNLRSGFVSTNPAPRSGMFPGPGLGPSPRAGGLGPGLGPNPRAGGLGPGPNMDTRAGGLLGTGSGLNLRMAGPQGLDLAPILRAAGLLGANSAAFSQASGNMGTSPSSMARVPGPIGPNSGPVSRGIGLPGPNPSPMSRAPGPLGPNSAHFSRPAGPMGVNANPFPRGTGSGGLNPVSFSQSSGTLASNPSTFQRSSGLQGSSPAIFPRTSGPLGPNPANFPRASGLQGPSPAAFPRSTGPLGPGQVNFPRSAPGPLGSSPAGPVGINPGPFARPTGTLGLNPSSFPRMNGPVSKTLVPFPRVGSLPGTNPAAFPRPGGPMAAMYPNGMLPP; translated from the coding sequence ATGAAAGAACCCCGGATTTTCCCTAGAGAGCGGCCAACTCCTTGGACTCGTGCTCAATTGCCACCTCGAGGACGGCTCGACGGTTCCCTGGGACCACAGGGTGGTCCTGTTTTGAACACAGGCCACCCGCTAGGCATGAATTCTGATCCCTTCCTTATGGCATCCAGTTCTCTTGGTGGAAATCTGGCCCCATTTCCAAGGAACCCATCGCCTTTTCCAACCTCATCAGGCTCATTGGCTTCAAATCCAGCACCTTTCCCTGCTGGTGTTCGTGACCCAAGCATGGCTTCTTTTCCAAGAGGGATGAATCCCGCTGGTGCAGGTGCAGTTTCTTTCCCAAGGCCTGGTGGCCTCTTGGGCCCAGGCCCAGGGCCATCCCTAAACCCTAGGGCAGGGGCTCTTCCAGGTCCAGGGCCTCTGTCTAACCCAAGGTTAGGGGGTCTCCCAGGGCCAGGTCCTATGTCTAACCCAAGGTCCGGTGGTCTCCTGGGAACAGGTCCTGACCCCAGAAGTGGCGGCCCTGTGGGCCCTGGGTCTGGGCCCAACCTGAGAGCAGGTGTCCTGTTGACTTCTGGGAATGGTCCTCCTAATCCTAGGCCCGTTGGCCTGGGTCCAGGACCAAGTCCTAATCTGAGGTCAGGGTTTGTTAGTACAAACCCTGCCCCGAGGTCGGGTATGTTTCCAGGCCCAGGTCTTGGACCCAGCCCAAGGGCTGGTGGCCTGGGCCCAGGCCTTGGGCCCAACCCAAGGGCAGGTGGCCTGGGCCCAGGCCCTAATATGGATACCAGAGCAGGTGGCCTCCTGGGCACAGGATCTGGTCTTAACTTAAGAATGGCTGGACCTCAAGGCCTAGATCTTGCCCCCATTCTAAGAGCAGCAGGTCTTTTAGGAGCAAATTCAGCTGCTTTCTCACAGGCTTCTGGAAACATGGGCACAAGCCCATCCTCTATGGCAAGAGTACCCGGACCCATAGGCCCAAACTCGGGTCCGGTTTCTCGGGGAATTGGCCTTCCAGGGCCAAACCCGTCTCCCATGTCCAGAGCACCTGGCCCCCTAGGTCCTAATTCAGCTCATTTTTCAAGGCCAGCTGGCCCCATGGGGGTAAATGCTAATCCCTTTCCAAGAGGGACAGGCTCAGGGGGGCTGAATCCAGTTTCCTTCTCTCAGTCCTCTGGCACATTGGCTTCAAATCCATCTACCTTCCAGAGGTCTTCTGGCCTCCAGGGCTCAAGCCCAGCAATTTTCCCAAGAACCTCTGGGCCACTAGGCCCCAACCCAGCTAACTTCCCAAGGGCCAGTGGCTTACAGGGTCCAAGTCCAGCTGCCTTCCCAAGGTCTACTGGCCCATTAGGACCTGGTCAGGTTAATTTCCCCAGGTCAGCTCCTGGGCCCCTGGGTTCTTCTCCAGCAGGCCCTGTGGGCATCAACCCAGGTCCTTTTGCAAGGCCAACTGGGACCCTGGGTCTAAATCCATCTTCCTTTCCAAGGATGAATGGCCCTGTGAGCAAGACTTTGGTCCCATTTCCTAGAGTGGGGAGCCTCCCTGGCACAAACCCAGCTGCTTTCCCCAGACCAGGGGGTCCAATGGCTGCAATGTACCCAAATGGAATGTTACCCCCTTAA